In Persephonella sp., the genomic window TCTTCAACAATTCGTATAGACGGGAAAAATTTTATAATTTGATTATACTCAAAAAATTGGACTCCTTTATTTATCATATAATTTTTTATTCTCTGGTCAAATAATCCATTACTTATAATCCATATACCCTGACAATTATATTTCTCCTTACCTTCTATTAAGGTATCAATATATCTCTCATTTATCTTTTTTGCCTGCTGGTAATCAACGAAATCAAGACAAATCAGGTTATTATTAACCTTTAGCAACAAATCTATATTATGGTCTTTATAAACAGGTGGTTCGTATACTTTAAAATCCAGAATTTTAAGTAGTTCTGTAAATGTCCATTCAAAATCTGTTCCTTTTAGCCTTCTGAGGAGTTGTTTTTCATCTTCACTCCATTTGTATCTGTATATGCTTTCTTTTATCTCTTTGAGTTTATTCTTATATTCCTGAATTTTTTCCTGAAATCTTTTTGCTTTCTCTGAATACTCTACCTTTTCTTTGCTGAACTTATCTTTGTAATAATTAAGGGTTGGGATTAGCTGCTCCTCCTTTTTCTTTTTTTCTTCTCTGTATCTTAGATAGATATAATAGCTGACAATACCGGCTATTATAAGGACTATAGATATATCAACGATATCAGGTTTCATTCAAAACTTCCTTCAATGCT contains:
- a CDS encoding restriction endonuclease, with the protein product MKPDIVDISIVLIIAGIVSYYIYLRYREEKKKKEEQLIPTLNYYKDKFSKEKVEYSEKAKRFQEKIQEYKNKLKEIKESIYRYKWSEDEKQLLRRLKGTDFEWTFTELLKILDFKVYEPPVYKDHNIDLLLKVNNNLICLDFVDYQQAKKINERYIDTLIEGKEKYNCQGIWIISNGLFDQRIKNYMINKGVQFFEYNQIIKFFPSIRIVEDFYETETKLNNYELLHKETADEVIRRDTWIKEVEEKLQEAYQKQKVEK